A region of Bacillus cabrialesii DNA encodes the following proteins:
- a CDS encoding phage tail tube protein: MALKAQNTISGKEGRLFLDGEEMAHIKTFEANVEKNKSEVNIMGRRMTGHKTTGANGTGTATFYKVTSQFVLIMMDYVKKGSDPYFTLQAVLDDASSGRGIERVTLYDVNFDSAKIAGLDVDSEALEEEVPFTFEDFDVPEQLKSTF, encoded by the coding sequence ATGGCATTAAAAGCGCAAAACACCATTTCCGGTAAAGAGGGTAGGCTGTTTCTTGATGGAGAAGAAATGGCCCATATTAAAACATTTGAGGCCAATGTGGAGAAAAATAAATCGGAGGTCAATATCATGGGCCGTCGGATGACGGGGCACAAAACGACTGGAGCAAATGGAACGGGAACGGCCACTTTTTATAAAGTGACTTCTCAATTTGTTCTAATTATGATGGACTATGTGAAAAAGGGGAGCGATCCTTACTTCACCTTACAAGCTGTTCTGGATGACGCCTCTTCAGGTCGTGGCATTGAACGAGTCACCTTGTACGATGTGAACTTTGATTCTGCGAAAATCGCTGGGCTTGATGTGGACTCAGAAGCATTAGAGGAAGAGGTACCGTTTACCTTTGAGGACTTTGATGTTCCTGAGCAGTTAAAA
- a CDS encoding phage tail sheath family protein, which yields MNGGTFTPGKEKERAGIYFNFKTTAENRVSAGERGTVAMPIASSWGEVKKFISISSIEDLNKKVGLNIDDPSLLLLREAMKKASTVLLYRLTEGLRASADISEGVKATALYGGTKGNDIIISITENVIDSSKVDVTTYLDQSEVDKQTVSKAEELKPNNYVTFTGKGDLTVTIPLTGTAPEDVSGALPATSGIRLSGGTDKTPTNADYTAFLEAAETEYFDTIALPVEDNEQLKATFVAFIKRLRDNQGQKVQGVLSNYKGDHEGIINVTGGVLLEDGTEIPPEKATAWVAGASAGATFNQSLTFVEYEGAVDVLNRIDNDEIVERLSNGEFLFTYDSRDKSVSVEKDINSLTSLTAEKNKMFQKNKIVRVLDAINNDLTSQLKALIKSRKASGSDVPATNDGLQFVKTLITQYLSVLQDNGGITNFDSENDITIALNNDRDGFLIDLAVQPVDAAEKFYFNVEVK from the coding sequence ATGAACGGCGGAACATTCACACCCGGCAAGGAAAAAGAGCGTGCCGGTATTTACTTTAATTTCAAAACGACCGCGGAGAATCGTGTTTCTGCCGGAGAACGTGGAACAGTTGCGATGCCAATAGCATCCAGCTGGGGTGAGGTTAAGAAGTTCATTTCTATCTCTTCCATCGAGGACTTGAATAAAAAAGTGGGGCTTAACATCGATGATCCGTCTCTTTTGCTTTTACGTGAGGCAATGAAAAAGGCAAGTACAGTCTTGCTTTATCGCCTTACGGAAGGTCTTCGTGCTTCAGCGGACATTAGTGAAGGTGTAAAAGCTACTGCTCTTTATGGCGGCACTAAAGGAAATGACATCATTATCAGTATTACAGAAAACGTTATTGACTCTTCGAAAGTTGATGTCACTACCTACCTTGATCAGTCAGAAGTTGATAAACAAACAGTTTCTAAAGCTGAAGAGCTTAAACCAAATAACTATGTCACGTTTACAGGGAAAGGGGATTTAACAGTCACTATTCCGTTAACCGGTACGGCCCCTGAAGACGTAAGTGGTGCTCTTCCTGCAACTTCCGGAATCCGCTTGTCAGGCGGAACAGACAAAACACCGACAAATGCCGATTATACAGCTTTCTTGGAAGCTGCTGAAACAGAATACTTTGACACAATCGCGCTGCCTGTTGAGGATAACGAGCAATTGAAAGCGACGTTTGTCGCATTCATCAAACGGCTGAGAGACAACCAAGGGCAAAAAGTTCAAGGTGTTCTTTCAAATTACAAGGGAGACCATGAGGGTATTATCAATGTAACTGGTGGCGTCCTACTTGAAGATGGAACGGAGATCCCTCCTGAAAAAGCTACTGCTTGGGTTGCAGGCGCAAGTGCGGGGGCTACATTTAATCAATCACTAACATTTGTAGAATACGAGGGAGCTGTAGATGTCCTTAACCGAATTGACAACGACGAAATCGTTGAACGATTGTCAAATGGGGAATTCTTGTTTACTTATGATTCTCGTGATAAATCAGTATCGGTTGAAAAGGACATTAATTCACTCACAAGCCTAACAGCAGAGAAAAATAAGATGTTCCAGAAAAACAAAATTGTCCGTGTACTTGATGCAATCAATAATGACCTGACATCTCAATTGAAAGCATTGATCAAATCTCGAAAAGCGAGTGGCAGTGATGTTCCCGCTACAAATGACGGACTGCAGTTTGTAAAAACGCTGATTACTCAATACTTGAGTGTTCTTCAAGATAACGGGGGCATTACTAATTTTGATTCAGAGAATGACATTACAATTGCTCTGAATAATGATCGTGACGGCTTCCTGATTGATCTTGCAGTTCAACCGGTGGATGCAGCTGAAAAATTCTACTTTAATGTTGAGGTGAAATAA
- a CDS encoding phage tail terminator family protein, with the protein MDQEVGSIMGYLYKLYPVQVYEEEIPQDFAVPSLYFPPASTVDGVDTVSTFQKAYILNVKLFHENAQKAHNEAERIADTLRSKRGMIPLIQESGEDTGDFIRLSRIETRVSDNYATIVLNWTSRYWYEREEQRSIDGFKFKSGVK; encoded by the coding sequence ATGGATCAAGAAGTAGGTTCAATTATGGGCTATCTATACAAACTGTATCCTGTTCAAGTGTATGAAGAAGAAATACCGCAGGACTTTGCTGTTCCGTCTCTTTACTTTCCACCGGCTTCCACGGTCGATGGGGTAGACACCGTATCCACGTTTCAGAAAGCCTATATTTTAAACGTAAAACTCTTTCACGAAAACGCACAGAAGGCTCATAACGAAGCAGAAAGGATTGCGGATACACTTAGAAGCAAAAGGGGCATGATTCCGCTTATACAAGAATCTGGCGAGGATACGGGGGATTTTATTCGCCTATCTCGAATAGAAACGCGGGTATCAGATAATTACGCGACCATTGTCTTAAACTGGACGAGCCGCTATTGGTATGAGCGGGAAGAACAGCGTTCAATAGATGGTTTTAAATTTAAAAGTGGGGTGAAATGA
- a CDS encoding HK97 gp10 family phage protein: MKIKGLDQFIQSLNRASRGGLKGKYEEWLEVMGFEFLDIIQDEIIRTKTVDTRRLLNSFQRGDQDNIFSMTKGNLKLDIGTNLEYASYVNDGHFTIDPSKNQDRRWVPGRWKGDRFEYDPAERNSGMLLKFQWVDGSGFWDNAMAIFQLMFERSLERKLQQWIDEEF; the protein is encoded by the coding sequence GTGAAGATCAAAGGTCTTGATCAGTTCATTCAATCATTAAACCGTGCTTCTCGTGGAGGATTGAAAGGGAAATACGAGGAGTGGCTTGAAGTTATGGGTTTTGAGTTCCTAGACATTATCCAAGATGAAATTATCAGGACGAAGACGGTAGACACACGCCGCTTGCTTAACTCTTTTCAACGAGGTGACCAGGATAATATCTTTTCAATGACAAAAGGTAACTTAAAGTTGGATATTGGAACAAATCTGGAATACGCCTCATACGTGAATGATGGGCACTTTACGATCGATCCGTCTAAAAATCAGGATAGACGATGGGTTCCAGGGCGTTGGAAAGGCGACCGTTTCGAGTATGACCCAGCCGAAAGAAATTCCGGCATGCTACTAAAGTTCCAATGGGTCGACGGTTCTGGCTTTTGGGATAACGCCATGGCTATATTTCAGTTGATGTTTGAGAGAAGCCTTGAGCGGAAGCTGCAACAATGGATCGATGAAGAATTTTAA
- a CDS encoding YqbH/XkdH family protein, which produces MSYQSLLTHRCDIYHLQEKKENRQQKFGVPVEDVQPVFSYPDEPDIENQPCYFTEKSQSTIQQEPNVAIYQSFLVHFPATVDIRVNDRAVWDGTAYKLQKPRKVRNHHWEVTAVREVEYL; this is translated from the coding sequence ATGAGTTATCAATCCTTATTGACTCACAGATGTGATATTTACCATCTGCAGGAGAAAAAAGAAAATAGACAGCAAAAATTCGGGGTGCCGGTTGAAGATGTTCAACCGGTATTTTCGTACCCTGACGAGCCGGACATAGAAAATCAGCCGTGTTATTTTACAGAAAAGAGTCAGTCCACTATCCAACAGGAACCGAATGTAGCTATTTATCAATCTTTCCTTGTGCATTTCCCTGCTACTGTTGATATTCGAGTAAATGACAGGGCAGTTTGGGATGGGACTGCTTATAAATTACAGAAGCCCCGCAAAGTCAGGAATCATCATTGGGAAGTTACGGCAGTACGGGAGGTTGAATATCTGTGA
- the yqbG gene encoding protein YqbG: MLLITPDELKSYSVFESVKTRPDELLKQDILEATADIILKVGHDFSDAEYIPLPETVRLALLKLSQFYALINGDESIIKGYTTEKIGDYSYTLGDGSSLQKPDVYALIKDYVKPADSDLEGIEAKVRMRSI; this comes from the coding sequence ATGCTGTTAATCACTCCCGATGAATTAAAGAGTTATTCAGTTTTTGAGTCTGTAAAGACCAGGCCTGACGAGTTGTTAAAACAGGATATACTTGAGGCAACTGCCGATATCATTCTTAAAGTTGGACATGATTTTTCAGATGCAGAGTATATTCCTTTGCCTGAAACGGTTCGACTGGCTCTATTAAAGTTATCTCAGTTTTATGCTCTTATAAATGGCGACGAGTCAATTATTAAAGGATATACAACTGAAAAAATTGGTGACTATTCTTATACTCTAGGGGATGGCAGTTCTCTTCAAAAACCTGATGTGTATGCATTAATAAAAGATTATGTGAAACCGGCTGACTCTGATTTAGAAGGGATTGAAGCCAAAGTGCGGATGAGATCAATATGA
- a CDS encoding YqbF domain-containing protein has product MYTAKLIKGKTYNVMGITFRAGVSQTVSKKLYEYLNENPYFVMDKDLKNQKDDPINYTESELKGMNKAEHESIISNLGGNPYDFKNADERIAYILKQIDNRGE; this is encoded by the coding sequence GTGTACACTGCAAAGCTTATTAAAGGCAAAACATACAATGTCATGGGAATAACCTTTCGAGCAGGTGTCAGTCAAACAGTATCGAAAAAGCTCTATGAGTATTTAAATGAAAATCCATATTTTGTGATGGATAAAGATCTTAAGAATCAAAAAGATGATCCGATAAATTATACTGAATCGGAATTGAAAGGTATGAATAAAGCAGAGCATGAATCCATTATTTCTAATCTTGGTGGCAATCCGTATGACTTCAAAAACGCAGATGAAAGAATTGCCTACATCCTTAAGCAAATAGATAACAGAGGGGAGTGA
- a CDS encoding phage major capsid protein yields MRNQEVINKAEMTLSTLESGGIMNPTQASTFIRMVQDTPTILRDARVIQMDHDTQKIEKIGFGQRILRAAQEGVALTKDQKSVPSTSTVNLSTKEVIAEVNITYDTLENNIEKDGLQNTIMQMIAERAAVDIEELLVNGDTASSDSYLAQLDGIRKQATSHIVDAAGEELTRQTFKRGYKAVPPKYLRIPQEFRFYTSPGIEVEWKDRVADRQTNLGDAAVQGGLSSAFGVPIKGIANLQPYTIGAGDTAADVSDIILTHPKNIILGFSRNIRIEVDKDIRRRMFIIVLTAKLDSVFEEEDAVAKIVKVKE; encoded by the coding sequence ATGAGAAATCAAGAGGTTATTAATAAAGCAGAAATGACGCTTTCTACTTTAGAGAGCGGCGGAATTATGAATCCTACTCAAGCTTCAACTTTTATTCGAATGGTTCAAGATACGCCAACTATTTTAAGAGATGCGCGAGTTATTCAAATGGATCATGACACACAGAAAATCGAGAAGATCGGTTTTGGTCAACGTATTTTAAGGGCAGCCCAAGAGGGAGTTGCGCTAACTAAAGATCAAAAGTCAGTTCCGTCAACTAGCACAGTTAACTTAAGCACAAAAGAAGTAATTGCTGAAGTTAACATTACCTATGACACACTTGAAAACAACATCGAAAAAGATGGGCTTCAAAATACAATCATGCAAATGATAGCTGAGCGTGCTGCGGTTGATATTGAGGAGTTGCTTGTAAATGGTGATACAGCTTCATCTGACTCATATCTTGCACAATTAGATGGCATCAGAAAACAAGCTACATCTCACATTGTTGATGCTGCGGGTGAGGAATTGACACGGCAAACGTTCAAGCGGGGATACAAAGCTGTACCTCCTAAATATTTGCGAATTCCGCAGGAGTTCCGTTTCTATACATCGCCTGGTATTGAGGTCGAATGGAAAGATCGCGTAGCTGATCGTCAAACAAATTTAGGGGATGCAGCTGTTCAAGGTGGCCTTTCATCTGCTTTTGGTGTTCCGATCAAAGGTATTGCAAATTTACAGCCTTATACGATTGGAGCGGGAGATACTGCAGCCGATGTTTCTGATATCATCCTAACTCATCCGAAGAATATTATTCTCGGATTCTCTCGTAACATTCGGATTGAAGTAGATAAGGACATCCGTCGCCGTATGTTTATCATTGTTTTGACAGCGAAATTGGATAGTGTTTTTGAAGAAGAAGACGCAGTAGCCAAGATTGTGAAAGTGAAGGAGTAG
- a CDS encoding XkdF-like putative serine protease domain-containing protein: MPRELINAKITHVSYVDKAANQKQFFFMKSEKQPDFQKEVKVIAKEADEQKLVYGIVYEPDTVDAHGDFMTAAEIEKAAHGFLKDACQIDKQHDFQGGVGEVVESYVAPADFEMNGETIKKGSWVLVTKASEEVWEQIKRGEITGYSMAGTAETFEKQEEKPVSQEKTDEKGLFNLLKNFFMGKQQQVYEEPVTKAGRKFSASNLQEIKNAHTALGNLLSQVETEEGEEEMTSEEVTKSIQEALEPIEKRLADLEKEEDPKKKDKEKTEAEAGKEAEKLKKAITDAVQPLADRIEAIEKSRGTSKQTEESGSEQVQKSIWSGLF; this comes from the coding sequence ATGCCAAGAGAATTGATAAACGCAAAAATAACACATGTTTCCTACGTGGACAAGGCTGCTAATCAAAAGCAGTTCTTTTTTATGAAGTCAGAAAAACAGCCGGACTTTCAAAAGGAAGTCAAGGTCATTGCAAAAGAAGCGGACGAGCAAAAACTTGTTTATGGTATTGTTTATGAACCGGATACAGTTGACGCCCACGGGGATTTCATGACAGCGGCAGAAATAGAAAAGGCCGCACATGGATTCCTGAAAGATGCTTGTCAAATTGACAAACAGCATGATTTTCAGGGCGGTGTTGGTGAGGTGGTTGAATCCTATGTTGCACCTGCTGACTTTGAAATGAATGGGGAAACCATCAAAAAGGGTTCATGGGTCCTTGTCACAAAGGCTTCGGAGGAAGTATGGGAGCAAATCAAAAGAGGCGAAATTACCGGTTATTCAATGGCTGGTACAGCGGAGACATTTGAAAAACAAGAAGAAAAGCCCGTTTCTCAAGAGAAAACAGATGAGAAAGGGCTTTTTAATTTGCTCAAAAACTTTTTTATGGGAAAACAACAGCAAGTATATGAAGAGCCAGTTACAAAGGCGGGCAGAAAGTTTTCCGCTTCAAACCTACAAGAAATTAAAAATGCTCATACTGCTCTCGGTAACTTGCTGAGCCAAGTGGAAACAGAAGAGGGGGAAGAAGAAATGACTTCGGAGGAAGTAACAAAATCCATTCAAGAAGCATTAGAGCCAATTGAGAAGCGGCTGGCAGATCTAGAAAAAGAAGAAGATCCTAAAAAGAAAGATAAAGAAAAAACAGAAGCAGAGGCTGGAAAAGAAGCTGAGAAGTTGAAAAAAGCTATTACTGATGCTGTTCAACCGCTTGCTGATCGTATTGAAGCAATTGAAAAAAGCCGAGGAACATCTAAACAAACTGAAGAATCAGGTTCCGAACAAGTTCAAAAATCAATCTGGTCAGGGTTGTTTTAA
- a CDS encoding phage head morphogenesis protein — MNKTDKLLENLNLFIQKAEEDEREKLVEVVPDFPGLSKIPGFVEEYEKGFAKLLRRQRKKFLDGLKGFVSKDSKETLEALLVFFTQNLFAEDDFEEEFQELTEGFLQQTIEELAEVIMDSIDPDVPFKVLSNRTINWIKNWSKKLAEIMKLNTHEAVENVLTDAIENGSSIQDIELTLKDMPQFDRERARTTAITEVLAASSAAQHESYAQSPAVKKKKWRHSGGKKNNPRENHIDLDGTVIGVDEEFQIPSSSETCMFPRDPKLSAGERVHCHCVMAPIIDQEIIGLSATEKLNIRNLFLENIE; from the coding sequence ATGAACAAAACGGATAAGCTGCTGGAGAATTTAAATCTCTTTATTCAAAAAGCCGAGGAAGATGAGAGAGAGAAGCTCGTGGAGGTCGTACCTGATTTCCCCGGCCTTTCTAAGATACCCGGCTTTGTAGAAGAATATGAAAAAGGATTCGCCAAATTGCTCAGACGCCAGCGTAAGAAGTTTTTAGATGGTCTTAAAGGTTTTGTAAGCAAAGACTCAAAAGAAACGTTAGAAGCCCTCCTGGTGTTTTTTACTCAGAACCTTTTTGCGGAGGATGACTTCGAGGAAGAATTTCAGGAACTTACCGAGGGATTTCTACAGCAGACCATTGAAGAGCTGGCCGAAGTCATTATGGACTCTATAGATCCAGATGTGCCTTTTAAAGTCTTGTCTAACCGTACGATTAATTGGATTAAGAATTGGTCAAAGAAGCTGGCTGAGATCATGAAGTTAAACACGCATGAAGCGGTGGAGAATGTACTGACAGACGCCATAGAAAACGGGTCATCCATTCAAGATATTGAATTGACTCTCAAAGACATGCCTCAATTTGATAGGGAACGAGCGCGGACAACAGCCATCACTGAAGTGCTTGCCGCTTCCTCTGCTGCTCAGCATGAATCATATGCACAATCGCCGGCAGTAAAGAAAAAGAAGTGGCGACACAGCGGAGGAAAGAAGAACAATCCGCGCGAGAATCATATCGACCTGGACGGCACAGTCATCGGAGTGGATGAAGAATTTCAGATACCTAGTAGCAGTGAGACCTGCATGTTTCCCCGAGATCCTAAGCTGTCAGCAGGGGAGCGGGTTCATTGCCATTGTGTAATGGCTCCTATTATTGACCAAGAAATAATAGGACTTTCGGCAACAGAAAAATTAAATATCAGAAACTTGTTTCTTGAAAATATTGAATGA
- a CDS encoding phage portal protein codes for MSKQSVKARVIKAAPPTESTKQIYEDEFADSYDSNILPPPYNLKELKMIAEYSTILQQCVDAYRTNIVGFGFDFEYSFDVNSPDVTNNEKTEAESEWTKLEEFVKYLHFDESAETLLGFVIEDREKTGNGFIEVIRNGENKPAGIEYMDVQNVRVCKMSEPIEVDFTYFEQGQMKSIKREKRFRKYVQMIDGRMVYFKEYGDPRTLNLETGQYDEQTPFEKRANEVVHFKIGSGTYGKPRWIGHIVNLYGARKAEELNFMYFKQGRHIPAAITIENGMLSDDSYTQLQDYMNGLEGVGNAHKFLLLEAEGIAKGKNIHGDEEIAPVKVDIKSLAEILQEDALFLEYDQKSRDKIRSAFRLPPLYTGEAQDYNRATADTARKITEEQVFQPERKLITGKLNALFLNDLEIHKVRLQLKGPDFRDPLEIAKVLTPFITAGAVSPNDLRDLAGRVLGKTLEEWPEEEYNRPLGKTNESSAADPLTALFKSESGTPNVIGILKDMRDVLEDLKR; via the coding sequence ATGTCAAAACAATCTGTTAAAGCACGAGTGATCAAAGCTGCTCCACCTACTGAATCAACAAAACAAATTTATGAAGATGAATTCGCGGACAGTTATGACAGCAATATTTTACCGCCTCCGTATAATCTCAAAGAATTAAAGATGATTGCTGAGTATTCAACCATCCTACAGCAATGTGTTGATGCCTACAGGACAAATATTGTGGGCTTTGGATTTGATTTTGAGTACTCGTTTGATGTGAATTCGCCAGATGTGACAAACAATGAAAAAACAGAAGCTGAAAGTGAATGGACAAAGCTTGAAGAGTTCGTTAAATATCTTCACTTTGATGAGTCAGCTGAGACTTTACTTGGTTTTGTTATTGAAGACCGAGAAAAGACGGGTAATGGCTTTATTGAGGTCATTCGAAACGGTGAAAATAAGCCAGCTGGTATTGAATATATGGACGTTCAAAATGTCCGGGTTTGCAAAATGTCTGAACCAATCGAAGTTGATTTTACGTACTTCGAACAAGGACAAATGAAATCAATCAAAAGAGAAAAACGATTTCGTAAGTATGTTCAGATGATTGATGGCCGTATGGTTTATTTTAAGGAATATGGTGATCCTCGTACTTTAAATTTAGAGACAGGCCAATATGATGAACAAACACCTTTCGAAAAACGAGCCAATGAGGTAGTTCACTTCAAAATCGGAAGCGGTACTTATGGAAAGCCCCGATGGATCGGTCATATTGTTAATCTGTACGGGGCTCGTAAAGCAGAAGAGCTGAACTTCATGTATTTCAAACAAGGAAGACATATTCCCGCTGCTATTACAATAGAAAATGGAATGTTGTCTGATGATTCATACACACAATTGCAGGATTACATGAATGGGCTTGAAGGAGTGGGGAACGCTCATAAGTTTCTTTTACTTGAAGCGGAAGGTATAGCGAAGGGGAAAAACATTCATGGTGATGAAGAGATTGCTCCAGTGAAAGTCGATATTAAGTCACTTGCTGAAATCCTTCAAGAAGATGCTTTGTTTCTTGAATATGACCAAAAGAGCCGAGATAAAATTAGATCGGCTTTTCGTTTGCCTCCACTTTATACTGGTGAAGCTCAAGATTACAACAGAGCGACTGCAGATACAGCAAGGAAGATTACTGAGGAACAAGTCTTTCAGCCAGAAAGAAAATTAATCACAGGTAAACTAAATGCTTTATTTCTAAATGACCTTGAAATTCATAAGGTTCGTCTTCAGCTAAAAGGACCAGACTTTAGAGATCCGCTTGAGATTGCTAAGGTTCTAACACCGTTTATAACAGCTGGTGCAGTTTCTCCGAATGATCTACGTGATCTGGCTGGACGGGTACTTGGTAAGACGCTTGAAGAATGGCCAGAAGAAGAATACAACAGGCCGCTTGGTAAGACTAACGAGTCGTCCGCTGCCGATCCTTTGACTGCGCTGTTTAAATCTGAAAGTGGTACTCCTAATGTAATCGGCATACTAAAAGACATGCGGGATGTTCTGGAGGATCTAAAGCGATGA
- a CDS encoding PBSX family phage terminase large subunit, which yields MIKQVNPHFKEFLFDWNQKFQFLVGGYGSSKSYHVALKIVLKLLKEKRTALVIREVYDTHRDSTFSLFDELVSDLKLDHIVRCVSSPMQIRFSNGSRIIFKGMDKPAKLKSINNISLIWIEECSEVKYEGFKELLGRLRHPSLPLHMILSTNPVGEDNWTFKHFFKDDREKRFVLDDKELYEKRIIVSNDTYYHHSTADDNLFLPESYVQQLEELKEHDPDLYRIARKGHFGVNGIRVLPQFEERPHEEVMTAISNINRPLKRVGMDFGFVESYNAVVRVAVDHEKKYLYIYWEYYKNGMTDDKTAGELKEFAETKELIKADSAEPKTIRYFQQHGFNMVGARKYQGSRLQYTKKIKRFKKIICSDRCENTIYELKPLTYATDKLGNIIEDEFTMDPHTLSAIWYALDDYEVTDLKEESKGRPQRSRPGRR from the coding sequence GTGATTAAACAGGTAAATCCACATTTTAAAGAATTTCTCTTTGACTGGAATCAAAAGTTTCAGTTTCTCGTGGGTGGTTATGGATCATCCAAAAGCTATCATGTTGCTTTGAAGATTGTTCTGAAATTGCTTAAAGAAAAACGAACTGCACTTGTTATCAGAGAAGTGTACGACACACATAGGGACTCAACATTTTCTCTTTTTGATGAACTTGTAAGTGATCTGAAATTAGATCATATCGTTAGGTGTGTATCTTCTCCTATGCAGATTCGATTTTCAAATGGCAGCCGGATTATCTTTAAAGGGATGGATAAGCCAGCAAAACTGAAATCAATCAATAATATTTCGCTCATTTGGATTGAGGAATGTTCTGAAGTTAAATATGAGGGATTCAAGGAGTTATTAGGACGTCTTCGTCATCCGTCATTGCCGCTTCATATGATTCTCTCAACAAATCCAGTTGGAGAGGACAATTGGACTTTTAAACATTTCTTTAAAGATGATCGAGAGAAACGATTTGTACTGGATGATAAGGAGCTTTATGAAAAGCGGATAATCGTTAGCAACGACACCTATTATCATCACTCAACGGCAGACGATAATCTTTTTCTGCCAGAAAGCTATGTGCAACAACTTGAAGAATTGAAGGAACATGATCCAGACCTTTACCGAATTGCGCGGAAAGGTCATTTTGGCGTGAATGGAATTCGTGTTCTGCCGCAGTTTGAAGAGCGACCGCATGAAGAGGTTATGACTGCAATCTCTAATATTAACCGCCCGCTTAAACGGGTTGGCATGGACTTTGGTTTTGTTGAGTCGTATAACGCTGTTGTTAGGGTTGCTGTGGATCACGAGAAGAAATATCTCTATATCTATTGGGAGTATTACAAAAATGGAATGACGGATGATAAGACAGCCGGAGAACTCAAGGAATTTGCAGAGACTAAAGAATTAATCAAGGCGGATTCAGCAGAGCCAAAGACAATCCGTTATTTTCAGCAACACGGTTTCAATATGGTGGGCGCCCGTAAGTACCAAGGATCACGCCTCCAATACACAAAGAAGATCAAACGGTTCAAGAAGATCATTTGCTCTGATCGTTGCGAGAACACGATTTATGAGCTTAAGCCGCTCACTTATGCTACTGATAAGCTGGGGAACATCATAGAAGACGAGTTCACCATGGATCCGCATACACTGTCAGCTATCTGGTACGCTCTCGATGATTACGAGGTAACCGATTTGAAAGAAGAATCTAAAGGAAGACCGCAAAGATCAAGACCAGGAAGGAGGTAA
- the terS gene encoding phage terminase small subunit, whose product MPRPRDPRRDEAFRLWEESCGSKKLKDIAEELGITSSTIRKWKANDKWEEKIKGSAPKSKGSALLRRGAPKGNKNAIGNKGGRAPLGNKNAIGNKGGAAPLRNQNAVTHGFFSKFLPEETLSIMEGIQERSPVDMIWDQIQIQYAAIIRAQKIMFVSDKDEMIKELKKKKSVLSETNEVEEEEYEFQFSWDRHATFLNAQSRAMAELRNLIKQFDELAHSEDERRLKLEHMRLNINKKKLEIEELTEEDKPFEITIVNKSDDSD is encoded by the coding sequence ATGCCAAGACCACGTGATCCACGCAGAGATGAAGCTTTTCGTTTGTGGGAAGAGAGCTGCGGGAGCAAGAAATTAAAAGACATTGCTGAGGAATTAGGCATCACAAGCAGCACTATTCGCAAATGGAAAGCAAACGATAAATGGGAAGAAAAAATAAAAGGGAGCGCTCCTAAATCGAAAGGGAGCGCTCTTTTACGTCGAGGCGCACCTAAAGGAAACAAAAACGCAATTGGAAATAAGGGAGGAAGGGCACCGCTTGGTAATAAAAATGCAATAGGGAATAAAGGCGGTGCTGCTCCACTAAGAAATCAAAACGCTGTGACTCATGGATTCTTCTCAAAGTTCCTGCCAGAAGAAACGCTATCGATCATGGAAGGGATTCAGGAACGCTCTCCTGTCGATATGATATGGGATCAGATACAGATCCAATATGCTGCCATTATAAGGGCACAAAAGATCATGTTCGTTTCTGATAAGGACGAGATGATTAAGGAACTGAAAAAGAAAAAGTCTGTCCTATCTGAGACAAATGAAGTCGAAGAGGAAGAATACGAATTCCAATTTTCTTGGGATCGTCATGCAACGTTCTTGAACGCGCAATCTCGGGCAATGGCAGAGCTCAGGAACCTTATAAAGCAGTTTGACGAATTAGCTCATTCAGAAGACGAACGACGCCTTAAATTGGAGCATATGCGCTTAAATATCAATAAGAAAAAATTAGAGATTGAAGAACTTACAGAAGAAGATAAACCTTTTGAAATCACCATTGTGAACAAAAGTGATGACAGTGATTAA